In Alligator mississippiensis isolate rAllMis1 chromosome 10, rAllMis1, whole genome shotgun sequence, one DNA window encodes the following:
- the KCTD10 gene encoding BTB/POZ domain-containing adapter for CUL3-mediated RhoA degradation protein 3 isoform X2, translating into MTDGEGRKWPRPGCFRPGCCAASGLFMEEMSGESVVSSTVPAAATRTTSFKGSSPSSKYVKLNVGGALYYTTMQTLTKQDTMLKAMFSGRMEVLTDSEGWILIDRCGKHFGTILNYLRDGAVPLPESRREIEELLAEAKYYLVQGLVDECQAALQNKDAYEPFCKVPVITSSKEEQKLIATSNKPAVKLLYNRSNNKYSYTSNSDDNMLKNIELFDKLSLRFNGRVLFIKDVIGDEICCWSFYGQGRKIAEVCCTSIVYATEKKQTKVEFPEARIYEETLNILLYESQDGRGPDNALLEATGGAAGRSHHLDEDEERERIERVRRIHIKRPDDRAHLHQ; encoded by the exons GAAGAGATGTCGGGAGAAAGCGTGGTGAGCTCAACAGTGCCAGCAGCCGCCACCCGCACCACCTCTTTCAAAGGGTCCAGTCCCAGTTCCAAGTATGTGAAGCTGAACGTAGGCGGCGCTCTCTACTACACTACAATGCAGACCCTGACCAAACAGGACACTATGCTCAAAGCTATGTTCAGTGGCCGCATGGAGGTTCTCACTGACAGTGAAG GCTGGATTCTGATCGACCGCTGTGGGAAACACTTTGGAACCATCTTAAACTATCTGCGTGATGGAGCCGTGCCGCTTCCCGAGAGCCGCAGAGAGATTGAAGAGTTGCTGGCTGAGGCCAAGTACTACCTGGTGCAGGGTTTGGTGGACGAGTGCCAGGCCGCCCTGCAG AACAAAGACGCGTATGAGCCCTTCTGCAAGGTGCCAGTCATCACATCTTCCAAGGAAGAGCAGAAACTCATAGCAACGTCTAATAAG CCGGCAGTGAAGTTGCTGTATAACAGAAGTAACAACAAATATTCCTACACCAG CAATTCTGATGACAATATGCTGAAGAACATTGAGCTGTTCGATAAGCTGTCCTTGCGGTTTAATGGGAGAGTCCTTTTCATAAAGGATGTGATTGGAGATGAGATTTGCTGCTGGTCTTTCTACGGACAGGGTCGGAAGATTGCTGAAGTCTGCTGCACTTCCATCGTCTACGCCACTGAGAAGAAGCAGACAAAG GTGGAGTTCCCCGAAGCTCGCATATATGAAGAGACGCTGAATATTCTGCTCTACGAGTCTCAGGATGGCCGAGGCCCCGACAACGCCCTGCTGGAGGCCACGGGTGGGGCAGCAGGCCGCTCCCATCACCTGGATGAGGACGAAGAGCGGGAGCGCATCGAGCGCGTGCGGAGGATCCACATCAAGCGCCCCGATGACCGGGCGCATCTCCATCAGTGA
- the KCTD10 gene encoding BTB/POZ domain-containing adapter for CUL3-mediated RhoA degradation protein 3 isoform X1: MTDGEGRKWPRPGCFRPGCCAASGLFMEEMSGESVVSSTVPAAATRTTSFKGSSPSSKYVKLNVGGALYYTTMQTLTKQDTMLKAMFSGRMEVLTDSEGWILIDRCGKHFGTILNYLRDGAVPLPESRREIEELLAEAKYYLVQGLVDECQAALQQNKDAYEPFCKVPVITSSKEEQKLIATSNKPAVKLLYNRSNNKYSYTSNSDDNMLKNIELFDKLSLRFNGRVLFIKDVIGDEICCWSFYGQGRKIAEVCCTSIVYATEKKQTKVEFPEARIYEETLNILLYESQDGRGPDNALLEATGGAAGRSHHLDEDEERERIERVRRIHIKRPDDRAHLHQ, encoded by the exons GAAGAGATGTCGGGAGAAAGCGTGGTGAGCTCAACAGTGCCAGCAGCCGCCACCCGCACCACCTCTTTCAAAGGGTCCAGTCCCAGTTCCAAGTATGTGAAGCTGAACGTAGGCGGCGCTCTCTACTACACTACAATGCAGACCCTGACCAAACAGGACACTATGCTCAAAGCTATGTTCAGTGGCCGCATGGAGGTTCTCACTGACAGTGAAG GCTGGATTCTGATCGACCGCTGTGGGAAACACTTTGGAACCATCTTAAACTATCTGCGTGATGGAGCCGTGCCGCTTCCCGAGAGCCGCAGAGAGATTGAAGAGTTGCTGGCTGAGGCCAAGTACTACCTGGTGCAGGGTTTGGTGGACGAGTGCCAGGCCGCCCTGCAG CAGAACAAAGACGCGTATGAGCCCTTCTGCAAGGTGCCAGTCATCACATCTTCCAAGGAAGAGCAGAAACTCATAGCAACGTCTAATAAG CCGGCAGTGAAGTTGCTGTATAACAGAAGTAACAACAAATATTCCTACACCAG CAATTCTGATGACAATATGCTGAAGAACATTGAGCTGTTCGATAAGCTGTCCTTGCGGTTTAATGGGAGAGTCCTTTTCATAAAGGATGTGATTGGAGATGAGATTTGCTGCTGGTCTTTCTACGGACAGGGTCGGAAGATTGCTGAAGTCTGCTGCACTTCCATCGTCTACGCCACTGAGAAGAAGCAGACAAAG GTGGAGTTCCCCGAAGCTCGCATATATGAAGAGACGCTGAATATTCTGCTCTACGAGTCTCAGGATGGCCGAGGCCCCGACAACGCCCTGCTGGAGGCCACGGGTGGGGCAGCAGGCCGCTCCCATCACCTGGATGAGGACGAAGAGCGGGAGCGCATCGAGCGCGTGCGGAGGATCCACATCAAGCGCCCCGATGACCGGGCGCATCTCCATCAGTGA